From Camelus ferus isolate YT-003-E chromosome 18, BCGSAC_Cfer_1.0, whole genome shotgun sequence, one genomic window encodes:
- the TFR2 gene encoding transferrin receptor protein 2 isoform X6 encodes MERLWGLLRRRAQRLSSRPSQTIYKRVEGTQQGRLEEEEEDREEGVEPSAHFCPMELRGPEPLGSRPARQNLGFWAVAGRRAAPYLVLIALLIFTGAFLLGYVAFRGSCQACGDDVLVVSEDLNHELGADSHQGTLYWSDLQAMFLQLLGEGHLEDIIRQTSLRQRMAGSAGMAALAQDIREALLHQQLDHVWMDTHYVGLQFPDPDHPNTLHWVNASGRPEEQLPLEDPDVYCPYSATGNATGELVYAHYGRSEDLQDLRARGVEPTGRLLLVRLGMINFAQKVASAQDFGARGVLIYPDPADFSQGPHKISLSSYRAVYGHVHLGTGDPYTPGFPSFNQTQFPPVQSSGLPSIPAQPISADIASLLLRKLEGPVAPQEWQGHLPVSPYRLGPGPGLHLGVNNHRASTPISNIFGCIEGRSEPDHYVVIGAQRDAWGPGAAKSAVGTAILLELVRTFSSMVSNGFRPRRSLLFISWDGGDFGSVGSTEWLEGYLSVLHLKAVVYVSLDNAVLGDDKFHAKTSPLLISLIENILKQVDSPNRSGQTLYEQVVFNNHSWEAEVIRPLPMDSSAYSFTAFAGVPAVEFSFTEQDGPAYPFLHTKEDTYENLHRVLRGRLPAVAQAVAQLAGQLLIRLSHDHLLPLDFGRYGDVVLRHIGSLNEFSGDLKARGPSPVS; translated from the exons ATGGAGCGGCTTTGGGGTCTACTCCGGAGGAGAGCG CAAAGGTTGTCCTCACGACCCTCTCAGACCATCTACAAGCGAGTGGAGGGCACCCAGCAGGGGcgcctggaggaggaagaggaagacagggaggagggggtggagccATCAGCCCACTTCTGCCCCATGGAGCTGAGAGGCCCCGAGCCCCTGGGCTCTCGACCAGCTCGGCAAAACCTCGGATTCTGGGCAGTAGCAGGACGAAGAGCCGCCCCCTACCTGGTCCTGATAGCCCTTCTGATCTTCACTGGGG CCTTCCTCCTGGGCTACGTGGCCTTCCGAGGGTCCTGCCAGGCATGCGGGGACGACGTGTTGGTGGTCAGTGAGGACTTGAACCATGAGCTGGGAGCGGACTCCCACCAGGGCACATTGTACTGGAGTGACCTCCAGGCCATGTTCCTGcagctcctgggggaggggcatcTGGAGGACATCATCAG GCAAACTAGCCTTCGGCAAAGGATGGCTGGTTCTGCTGGGATGGCAGCTTTGGCTCAGGACATCCGCGAGGCACTCTTGCACCAGCAGCTGGACCACGTGTGGATGGACACCCACTACGTGGGGCTGCAGTTCCCGGACCC GGATCACCCCAATACCCTGCACTGGGTCAATGCTTCCGGGAGGCCCGAGGAGCAGCTGCCGCTGGAGGACCCTGACGTCTACTGCCCCTACAGCGCCACTGGCAACGCCACG GGAGAGCTGGTGTACGCCCACTACGGGCGGTCCGAGGACCTGCAGGACCTGCGGGCCCGGGGCGTGGAGCCAACGGGGCGCCTCCTGCTGGTGCGCTTGGGAATGATCAATTTTGCCCAGAAG GTGGCCAGTGCCCAGGATTTTGGGGCCCGAGGAGTGCTCATATACCCGGACCCAGCAGACTTCTCCCAGGGCCCACACAAGATCAGCCTGTCCAGCTACCGGGCTGTGTATGGACAT GTGCATCTGGGAACGGGGGACCCCTACACACCTGGCTTCCCTTCCTTCAATCAAACCCAGTTCCCTCCAGTCCAGTCCTCAGGCCTCCCTAgcatcccagcccagcccatcagTGCGGACATTGCCTCCCTTCTACTGAG GAAGCTTGAAGGCCCTGTGGCCCCCCAAGAATGGCAGGGGCACCTCCCAGTCTCCCCTTATCGTCTGGGCCCTGGGCCGGGCCTGCACCTGGGGGTCAACAACCACAGGGCCTCCACCCCCATCAGCAACATCTTTGGCTGCATCGAGGGCCGCTCAGAGCCAG ATCACTACGTTGTCATCGGGGCCCAGAGGGACGCATGGGGCCCAGGAGCAGCCAAGTCCGCCGTGGGGACCGCCATACTGCTGGAGCTGGTGCGGACCTTTTCCTCCATGGTGAGCAATG gctTCCGGCCCCGCAGAAGTCTTCTCTTCATCAGCTGGGATGGTGGTGACTTTGGGAGTGTGGGGTCCACAGAGTGGCTGGAG GGCTACCTCAGTGTGCTGCACCTCAAAGCCGTAGTCTATGTGAGCCTGGACAATGCAGTGCTGG GGGATGACAAGTTCCACGCCAAGACCAGCCCCCTTCTGATTAGCCTCATTGAGAACATCCTGAAGCAG gtgGACTCTCCTAACCGCAGTGGGCAGACCCTCTATGAGCAGGTGGTGTTCAACAATCACAGCTGGGAAGCTGAGGt GATCCGGCCGCTGCCCATGGACAGCAGTGCCTATTCCTTCACGGCCTTTGCGGGGGTCCCTGCCGTTGAGTTCTCCTTCACGGAG CAGGATGGCCCGGCGTACCCGTTCCTGCACACTAAGGAGGACACCTACGAGAATCTTCACAGGGTACTGCGGGGCCGCCTGCCGGCCGTGGCCCAAGCTGTGGCCCAGCTCGCGGGGCAGCTCCTCATCCGGCTCAGCCACGATCACCTGCTGCCCCTCGACTTCGGCCGCTACGGGGACGTGGTCCTCAGGCACATCGGCAGCCTCAACGAGTTCTCTGGGGACCTCAAG GCCCGAGGTCCCAGCCCCGTCTCCTAG